One genomic region from Daphnia magna isolate NIES linkage group LG10, ASM2063170v1.1, whole genome shotgun sequence encodes:
- the LOC116932037 gene encoding cadherin-99C isoform X2, giving the protein MCGVDSYKLQSNRRSARFGKARMVLSCRVIALVMMVLCVTIDAEPCDIETGQSNVILDIEESRGQQTNQSTRPRLLPIIGNEPAGEISLAIASSSKPNVFSLTGKELKLTSPLDRDHQDISSVILQISCTNKISGRRRSIPVIVRISDINDKAPVFLNSSYSVTIPEDLPVGGTVVRDIEAKDADAGINALVEYKVVPNAQRMRSGSTNSSSAPSLFDSPLDASDGFGMFEFPAAHVPVLTLKQPLDYESTRRYLVTIVASDRAVSAKDRLSSTTTLTVNVGDVEDQPPAFQYVGCPLNNRGICVTPTYTTTVISGVTSGLLTLNPDRILAVDTDPSSRAAIRYSFEEGNPANFHEYFEINPNSGWVKQIKAANRSIVNKFDLIVKAEEVTPKKRFSNAVLSIDVGNDNNFAPRLVAEALEGFVDENSPVGTPVISARRKGQPLQLKVVEEDTQSENSFSHYEIELTSPAFRVNKVGIMEVAIPNLDRDAPNPSVLTFQAIARRAGGATTSPIAISIRLMDVNDNAPRFPSFKPVFLQAGDSKKVVTQVQAEDKDWSDNGRIEYAILDVTNNGKNKFIINPQMGVIDSVGALKSGEKYTLTLQATDGGGKSSLGLLEVIVIPGPNIKAPAFTKESYEISVDEASPVNSVVYTFQAKDQENDRIIYSIVAGNELGHFKMEKSNGSLLLAETIDREQLSRYVLTVKAEDSGGLSSVAQVMIRVLDSNDRSPEFVDLPYIFRVKENDITGYIGRVHAKDADIEKNGQISYSLPSDPNFVINSQTGELKSKAPLDYETERVHLVVIAAQDSGSQPRVTTATATVVVLDFPDERPKFSQQKYEADVPENIIDFFVTQVQATDMDSESSVTYTIRQGDVDKFRIDPQSGIVRTRRALDYERQAQYVLVIGTIENTEINDPQATTTLFVNVQDRNDVAPVYSSLPRPVRLRSTVPVGQVVTTVIAFDGDGTNPNNQVRYELVNNSNKVGQFFRINAESGVISTRDNLRKDSEREYKLRIRAYDLGKPTSLSTLATVTVLVDHVAPLIAPDVTHMSFSEMTYSVSVAEDAHANTLIKYLSVVNRTNDLLSVSCEIISGNSDDTFYTKESVDRNCELRLKRTLDFEVIQRYEIEIQLKTTATFLNQDRPTVRVDVTVLDVNDNSPKFLSKYPENRFTNGKFYAAISADAPISSVLVLVAAEDADSGPLGQLTYEIMEETNVGKLFSIDKSTGAIHTEKMMNAIRQLPMRLIVTARDNPGQPIGYRETNCQVVVNIIEPQHRLVLVLPNSPPDQVHRSQSAIVDILQEETKMIVRVEKLQALSSVSSNGTVIVDASGSELWFYCIDPGTETIVVTNHSQINSTVLEMGSTNHLAYLMATKLKLDVSEIRQPLDNRWSSKPYDTDTPASRLWNGFPAALVVVGVLVFLLALGGIVYICASWDRLQSKADKRVQPYVVFPPYNPVVIDPNPKEYETQILQLSVNNSTDDSESSGDHNLEYNPRRHRAFPLSVPAYIPGRHLNGALNSANSDIATLRFSSLAGMGHCEFAPHQFFPEQEEEDLSSMIIYDDPPIPTTNPLYEGSDEDPLNYTSATNANVTFRSKLSRFGIPEVSTEL; this is encoded by the exons atgtgtggcGTGGACAGTTACAAGTTGCAGAGCAACAGGAGGAGCGCCAGGTTCGGCAAGGCCAG GATGGTATTATCATGCCGAGTCATTGCCCTCGTCATGATGGTCCTGTGCGTCACTATTGATGCTGAAC cCTGTGACATCGAAACGGGCCAGTCAAATGTCATCCTGGACATTGAAGAGAGCCGAGGGCAAC AAACGAACCAGAGCACTCGGCCAAGACTGCTGCCCATTATTGGCAACGAGCCTGCTGGTGAAATCAGTTTGGCCATAGCCAGTTCCAGCAAACCGAACGTGTTCTCTCTGACGGGCAAAGAATTGAAATTGACGTCTCCTTTGGATCGCGATCATCAAGACATTTCGTCCGTCATCCTCCAA ATCTCCTGCACGAACAAGATCAGTGGCCGTCGACGAAGTATTCCCGTTATTGTTAGGATCTCGGATATCAATGACAAAGCGCCCGTTTTCCTCAACAGCTCTTACAGCGTCACCATCCCTGAG GATTTGCCGGTTGGTGGGACTGTCGTTCGCGATATTGAGGCCAAAGATGCGGACGCCGGAATCAACGCTCTGGTGGAGTACAAAGTGGTGCCGAACGCTCAGCGGATGCGTAGCGGAAGCACCAATTCTTCATCAGCACCTTCTCTCTTTGATAGTCCTTTGGACGCTTCCGACGGCTTTGGCAtgtttgaatttcccgccGCACATGTTCCCGTTCTTACCTTGAAACAGCCCCTTGATTACGAATCGACTCGCCGCTATTTGGTGACTATCGTCGCTTCG GACCGAGCGGTCAGTGCCAAAGACCGCCTGTCATCGACGACCACTTTAACGGTCAACGTCGGCGACGTTGAAGATCAACCGCCCGCTTTCCAGTACGTTGGCTGCCCGTTGAACAATCGCGGCATCTGCGTCACTCCGACATACACGACGACA GTCATCAGTGGCGTGACGTCGGGTTTGTTGACGTTGAATCCGGATAGAATTTTGGCCGTCGACACGGACCCATCGAGTCGGGCTGCCATTCGCTACAGTTTCGAAGAAGGGAATCCTGCCAATTTCCACGAGTACTTTGAAATCAATCCCAACTCCGGCTGGGTAAAGCAGATTAAGGCAGCCAATCGTTCCATTGTCAACAAATTCGATTTGATCGTCAAG gcTGAAGAAGTGACGCCAAAGAAAAGATTCTCCAATGCCGTGTTGAGCATTGACGTGGGAAATGATAATAACTTTGCGCCTCGGTTGGTGGCAGAAGCGCTCGAGGGTTTCGTCGATGAGAATTCGCCGGTTGGAACACCTGTCATTTCGGCGAGAAGAAAAGGGCAACCACTGCAACTCAAGGTCGTCGAAGAAGACACG CAATCTGAGAATTCGTTTTCCCACTACGAAATTGAGCTGACTTCGCCTGCTTTCCGAGTCAACAAGGTCGGCATTATGGAAGTAGCTATACCCAATTTGGATCGCGACGCACCCAATCCATCGGTACTGACTTTCCAG GCGATCGCTCGAAGAGCTGGAGGAGCTACCACGTCACCGATTGCAATTTCGATTCGTCTTATGGACGTGAACGATAATGCTCCACGGTTTCCTTCGTTTAAACCGGTCTTTCTTCAAGCGGGCGATTCAAAAAAAGTAGTAACTCAG GTGCAAGCCGAAGACAAGGATTGGAGTGATAATGGACGAATTGAATATGCTATTTTGGATGTCACGAATAATGGCAAGAACAAGTTTATTATTAATCCACAAATGGGGGTGATTGATTCAGTTGGAGCTCTGAAATCTGGAGAAAAGTATACACTTACACTTCAG GCAACAGATGGAGGAGGTAAATCATCTTTGGGTCTATTGGAAGTCATTGTCATTCCTGGACCAAATATCAAGGCACCAGCATTCACAAAGGAGTCATATGAAATTTCTGTTGATGAGGCATCTCCAGTCAATTCTGTTGTTTATACTTTTCAG GCCAAAGATCAGGAAAATGATCGTATTATATACTCCATAGTGGCAGGCAACGAACTAGGGCACTTCAAGATGGAAAAGTCCAATGGAAGTCTCCTGCTTGCTGAAACAATAGATCGAGAACAACTCAGTCGTTATGTTCTCACAGTCAAAGCTGAGGATTCTGGAGGATTGTCCAGTGTGGCCCAGGTTATGATTCGGGTACTTGATTCCAACGATAGGAGTCCGGAGTTTGTGGATCTACCGTACATTTTCCGCGTCAAGGAAAATGACATTACCGGCTACATTGGCCGAGTCCAT GCAAAGGATGCTGACATTGAAAAGAATGGCCAAATTTCGTATTCACTACCTTCCGATCCTAACTTTGTCATCAATAGTCAAACTGGCGAGTTAAAGTCTAAGGCACCCCTAGACTACGAAACGGAGCGG GTTCATCTAGTGGTTATAGCAGCTCAAGATAGCGGTTCGCAGCCACGGGTAACGACTGCAACAGCCACTGTTGTCGTGTTAGATTTCCCCGACGAGAGACCAAAATTCTCCCAGCAAAAATACGAAGCCGATGTACCGGAGAACATTATAGATTTCTTTGTCACCCAAGTTcag GCTACCGACATGGACAGTGAATCGTCCGTGACATATACCATCCGTCAGGGGGACGTCGACAAATTTAGAATCGACCCTCAGTCAGGAATTGTTCGCACAAGGCGTGCGCTTGATTACGAGCGCCAGGCACAGTATGTCCTTGTAATCGGAACTATCGAGAATACGGAAATAAACGATCCGCAGGCGACAACTACCCTCTTCGTCAACGTCCAG GACCGGAATGATGTGGCCCCTGTCTACAGTTCTTTGCCGCGGCCAGTACGCCTCAGGAGCACGGTCCCTGTTGGCCAAGTCGTCACAACTGTTATAGCTTTTGATGGTGACGGAACGAACCCAAATAACCAA GTGAGATACGAATTAGTGAACAATTCAAACAAAGTTGGGCAATTCTTCCGTATCAATGCCGAGTCTGGTGTCATCTCAACCCGAGACAATCTACGTAAAGACAGTGAACGTGAATACAAG TTGAGGATTAGAGCGTATGACCTCGGAAAACCTACTTCACTGAGTACCCTAGCTACTGTCACTGTATTGGTTGATCACGTCGCTCCGCTCATTGCACCAGACGTGACGCATATGTCGTTTTCGGAAATGACTTATTCAGTGTCCGTCGCCGAAGATGCGCATGCAAATACGCTTATCAAATATTTATCCGTCGTCAACAGAACCAATGACTTGTTGTCTGTTTCATGCGAGATTATTAGCGGAAATTCCGACG ATACATTCTACACGAAAGAATCAGTAGATCGCAATTGTGAATTGCGGCTTAAACGAACTCTTGACTTTGAAGTCATCCAACGCTACGAgattgaaattcaattaaaaactaCAGCCACCTTTTTAAATCAAGACAGACCTACAGTCAGG GTGGACGTTACGGTGCTGGACGTGAACGATAATTCCCCCAAATTCTTGTCCAAGTACCCGGAAAATCGCTTTACTAATGGAAAGTTCTACGCAGCGATCTCGGCTGATGCGCCTATCTCTTCCGTTTTGGTTCTTGTTGCTGCCGAAGATGCTGACAGTGGTCCACTTGGCCAGCTCACTTACGAAATCATGGAAGAGACCAACGTTGGCAAATTATTCAGTATTGACAAATCGACTGGAGCTATTCATACCGAAAAAATGATGAACGCAATTCGGCAACTGCCTATGCGGCTAATTGTGACTGCAAGAGATAATCCTGGCCAACCAATCGGCTATCGAGAGACTAATTGTCAAGTGGTC GTGAACATTATAGAACCTCAACACCGATTAGTTCTCGTCTTGCCCAATTCCCCGCCCGATCAAGTCCATCGCTCTCAATCTGCAATAGTGGATATTTTGCAAGAAGAAACCAAAATGATTGTTCGCGTTGAGAAGCTTCAAGCGCTCTCTAGTGTGTCATCTAACGGCACAGTAATCGTTGACGCATCTGGCTCAGAACTTTGGTTCTATTGTATCGATCCTGGCACGGAAACGATTGTGGTTACAAATCACAGTCAGATTAACAG cacTGTATTGGAAATGGGATCTACGAATCATCTGGCCTACCTTATGGCAACGAAACTCAAGTTAGATGTATCTGAAATCCGCCAGCCGCTGGATAATCGTTGGTCCTCTAAGCCATATGATACGGATACTCCAGCCAGTCGCCTTTGGAACGGTTTTCCTGCAGCCCTTGTTGTTGTGGGGGTCTTGGTCTTTTTGCTCGCCCTAGGCGGCATTGTTTATATCTGCGCATCATGGGACAG GTTGCAAAGCAAGGCCGACAAACGTGTGCAGCCATATGTGGTATTTCCGCCATATAATCCTGTTGTTATTGACCCTAATCCAAAAGAATATGAAACCCAG ATACTGCAGCTCAGTGTCAATAATAGTACTGACGATTCGGAATCAAGTGGTGATCACAACTTGGAATACAACCCGCGAAGGCATCGCGCTTTCCCTCTCTCTGTGCCTGCTTACATTCCAG GTCGTCATCTCAATGGTGCATTGAATTCAGCCAACTCTGATATTGCGACGCTACGCTTTTCCAGTCTAGCTGGCATGGGGCATTGTGAATTTGCCCCCCATCAGTTTTTCCCTGAGCAAGAAGAAGAGGATTTATCGTCTATGATCATCTATGATGATCCACCCATTCCTACAACTAATCCGCTTTATGAAGG ATCTGATGAAGATCCGCTGAATTACACAAGCGCGACCAATGCCAACGTTACCTTCAGGAGTAAACTTTCGCGCTTTGGCATTCCTGAGGTGTCTACAGAGCTCTGA
- the LOC116932037 gene encoding cadherin-99C isoform X4 — MCGVDSYKLQSNRRSARFGKARMVLSCRVIALVMMVLCVTIDAEPCDIETGQSNVILDIEESRGQQTNQSTRPRLLPIIGNEPAGEISLAIASSSKPNVFSLTGKELKLTSPLDRDHQDISSVILQISCTNKISGRRRSIPVIVRISDINDKAPVFLNSSYSVTIPEDLPVGGTVVRDIEAKDADAGINALVEYKVVPNAQRMRSGSTNSSSAPSLFDSPLDASDGFGMFEFPAAHVPVLTLKQPLDYESTRRYLVTIVASDRAVSAKDRLSSTTTLTVNVGDVEDQPPAFQYVGCPLNNRGICVTPTYTTTVISGVTSGLLTLNPDRILAVDTDPSSRAAIRYSFEEGNPANFHEYFEINPNSGWVKQIKAANRSIVNKFDLIVKAEEVTPKKRFSNAVLSIDVGNDNNFAPRLVAEALEGFVDENSPVGTPVISARRKGQPLQLKVVEEDTQSENSFSHYEIELTSPAFRVNKVGIMEVAIPNLDRDAPNPSVLTFQAIARRAGGATTSPIAISIRLMDVNDNAPRFPSFKPVFLQAGDSKKVVTQVQAEDKDWSDNGRIEYAILDVTNNGKNKFIINPQMGVIDSVGALKSGEKYTLTLQATDGGGKSSLGLLEVIVIPGPNIKAPAFTKESYEISVDEASPVNSVVYTFQAKDQENDRIIYSIVAGNELGHFKMEKSNGSLLLAETIDREQLSRYVLTVKAEDSGGLSSVAQVMIRVLDSNDRSPEFVDLPYIFRVKENDITGYIGRVHAKDADIEKNGQISYSLPSDPNFVINSQTGELKSKAPLDYETERVHLVVIAAQDSGSQPRVTTATATVVVLDFPDERPKFSQQKYEADVPENIIDFFVTQVQATDMDSESSVTYTIRQGDVDKFRIDPQSGIVRTRRALDYERQAQYVLVIGTIENTEINDPQATTTLFVNVQDRNDVAPVYSSLPRPVRLRSTVPVGQVVTTVIAFDGDGTNPNNQVRYELVNNSNKVGQFFRINAESGVISTRDNLRKDSEREYKLRIRAYDLGKPTSLSTLATVTVLVDHVAPLIAPDVTHMSFSEMTYSVSVAEDAHANTLIKYLSVVNRTNDLLSVSCEIISGNSDDTFYTKESVDRNCELRLKRTLDFEVIQRYEIEIQLKTTATFLNQDRPTVRVDVTVLDVNDNSPKFLSKYPENRFTNGKFYAAISADAPISSVLVLVAAEDADSGPLGQLTYEIMEETNVGKLFSIDKSTGAIHTEKMMNAIRQLPMRLIVTARDNPGQPIGYRETNCQVVVNIIEPQHRLVLVLPNSPPDQVHRSQSAIVDILQEETKMIVRVEKLQALSSVSSNGTVIVDASGSELWFYCIDPGTETIVVTNHSQINSTVLEMGSTNHLAYLMATKLKLDVSEIRQPLDNRWSSKPYDTDTPASRLWNGFPAALVVVGVLVFLLALGGIVYICASWDRLQSKADKRVQPYVVFPPYNPVVIDPNPKEYETQLSVNNSTDDSESSGDHNLEYNPRRHRAFPLSVPAYIPGRHLNGALNSANSDIATLRFSSLAGMGHCEFAPHQFFPEQEEEDLSSMIIYDDPPIPTTNPLYEGSDEDPLNYTSATNANVTFRSKLSRFGIPEVSTEL, encoded by the exons atgtgtggcGTGGACAGTTACAAGTTGCAGAGCAACAGGAGGAGCGCCAGGTTCGGCAAGGCCAG GATGGTATTATCATGCCGAGTCATTGCCCTCGTCATGATGGTCCTGTGCGTCACTATTGATGCTGAAC cCTGTGACATCGAAACGGGCCAGTCAAATGTCATCCTGGACATTGAAGAGAGCCGAGGGCAAC AAACGAACCAGAGCACTCGGCCAAGACTGCTGCCCATTATTGGCAACGAGCCTGCTGGTGAAATCAGTTTGGCCATAGCCAGTTCCAGCAAACCGAACGTGTTCTCTCTGACGGGCAAAGAATTGAAATTGACGTCTCCTTTGGATCGCGATCATCAAGACATTTCGTCCGTCATCCTCCAA ATCTCCTGCACGAACAAGATCAGTGGCCGTCGACGAAGTATTCCCGTTATTGTTAGGATCTCGGATATCAATGACAAAGCGCCCGTTTTCCTCAACAGCTCTTACAGCGTCACCATCCCTGAG GATTTGCCGGTTGGTGGGACTGTCGTTCGCGATATTGAGGCCAAAGATGCGGACGCCGGAATCAACGCTCTGGTGGAGTACAAAGTGGTGCCGAACGCTCAGCGGATGCGTAGCGGAAGCACCAATTCTTCATCAGCACCTTCTCTCTTTGATAGTCCTTTGGACGCTTCCGACGGCTTTGGCAtgtttgaatttcccgccGCACATGTTCCCGTTCTTACCTTGAAACAGCCCCTTGATTACGAATCGACTCGCCGCTATTTGGTGACTATCGTCGCTTCG GACCGAGCGGTCAGTGCCAAAGACCGCCTGTCATCGACGACCACTTTAACGGTCAACGTCGGCGACGTTGAAGATCAACCGCCCGCTTTCCAGTACGTTGGCTGCCCGTTGAACAATCGCGGCATCTGCGTCACTCCGACATACACGACGACA GTCATCAGTGGCGTGACGTCGGGTTTGTTGACGTTGAATCCGGATAGAATTTTGGCCGTCGACACGGACCCATCGAGTCGGGCTGCCATTCGCTACAGTTTCGAAGAAGGGAATCCTGCCAATTTCCACGAGTACTTTGAAATCAATCCCAACTCCGGCTGGGTAAAGCAGATTAAGGCAGCCAATCGTTCCATTGTCAACAAATTCGATTTGATCGTCAAG gcTGAAGAAGTGACGCCAAAGAAAAGATTCTCCAATGCCGTGTTGAGCATTGACGTGGGAAATGATAATAACTTTGCGCCTCGGTTGGTGGCAGAAGCGCTCGAGGGTTTCGTCGATGAGAATTCGCCGGTTGGAACACCTGTCATTTCGGCGAGAAGAAAAGGGCAACCACTGCAACTCAAGGTCGTCGAAGAAGACACG CAATCTGAGAATTCGTTTTCCCACTACGAAATTGAGCTGACTTCGCCTGCTTTCCGAGTCAACAAGGTCGGCATTATGGAAGTAGCTATACCCAATTTGGATCGCGACGCACCCAATCCATCGGTACTGACTTTCCAG GCGATCGCTCGAAGAGCTGGAGGAGCTACCACGTCACCGATTGCAATTTCGATTCGTCTTATGGACGTGAACGATAATGCTCCACGGTTTCCTTCGTTTAAACCGGTCTTTCTTCAAGCGGGCGATTCAAAAAAAGTAGTAACTCAG GTGCAAGCCGAAGACAAGGATTGGAGTGATAATGGACGAATTGAATATGCTATTTTGGATGTCACGAATAATGGCAAGAACAAGTTTATTATTAATCCACAAATGGGGGTGATTGATTCAGTTGGAGCTCTGAAATCTGGAGAAAAGTATACACTTACACTTCAG GCAACAGATGGAGGAGGTAAATCATCTTTGGGTCTATTGGAAGTCATTGTCATTCCTGGACCAAATATCAAGGCACCAGCATTCACAAAGGAGTCATATGAAATTTCTGTTGATGAGGCATCTCCAGTCAATTCTGTTGTTTATACTTTTCAG GCCAAAGATCAGGAAAATGATCGTATTATATACTCCATAGTGGCAGGCAACGAACTAGGGCACTTCAAGATGGAAAAGTCCAATGGAAGTCTCCTGCTTGCTGAAACAATAGATCGAGAACAACTCAGTCGTTATGTTCTCACAGTCAAAGCTGAGGATTCTGGAGGATTGTCCAGTGTGGCCCAGGTTATGATTCGGGTACTTGATTCCAACGATAGGAGTCCGGAGTTTGTGGATCTACCGTACATTTTCCGCGTCAAGGAAAATGACATTACCGGCTACATTGGCCGAGTCCAT GCAAAGGATGCTGACATTGAAAAGAATGGCCAAATTTCGTATTCACTACCTTCCGATCCTAACTTTGTCATCAATAGTCAAACTGGCGAGTTAAAGTCTAAGGCACCCCTAGACTACGAAACGGAGCGG GTTCATCTAGTGGTTATAGCAGCTCAAGATAGCGGTTCGCAGCCACGGGTAACGACTGCAACAGCCACTGTTGTCGTGTTAGATTTCCCCGACGAGAGACCAAAATTCTCCCAGCAAAAATACGAAGCCGATGTACCGGAGAACATTATAGATTTCTTTGTCACCCAAGTTcag GCTACCGACATGGACAGTGAATCGTCCGTGACATATACCATCCGTCAGGGGGACGTCGACAAATTTAGAATCGACCCTCAGTCAGGAATTGTTCGCACAAGGCGTGCGCTTGATTACGAGCGCCAGGCACAGTATGTCCTTGTAATCGGAACTATCGAGAATACGGAAATAAACGATCCGCAGGCGACAACTACCCTCTTCGTCAACGTCCAG GACCGGAATGATGTGGCCCCTGTCTACAGTTCTTTGCCGCGGCCAGTACGCCTCAGGAGCACGGTCCCTGTTGGCCAAGTCGTCACAACTGTTATAGCTTTTGATGGTGACGGAACGAACCCAAATAACCAA GTGAGATACGAATTAGTGAACAATTCAAACAAAGTTGGGCAATTCTTCCGTATCAATGCCGAGTCTGGTGTCATCTCAACCCGAGACAATCTACGTAAAGACAGTGAACGTGAATACAAG TTGAGGATTAGAGCGTATGACCTCGGAAAACCTACTTCACTGAGTACCCTAGCTACTGTCACTGTATTGGTTGATCACGTCGCTCCGCTCATTGCACCAGACGTGACGCATATGTCGTTTTCGGAAATGACTTATTCAGTGTCCGTCGCCGAAGATGCGCATGCAAATACGCTTATCAAATATTTATCCGTCGTCAACAGAACCAATGACTTGTTGTCTGTTTCATGCGAGATTATTAGCGGAAATTCCGACG ATACATTCTACACGAAAGAATCAGTAGATCGCAATTGTGAATTGCGGCTTAAACGAACTCTTGACTTTGAAGTCATCCAACGCTACGAgattgaaattcaattaaaaactaCAGCCACCTTTTTAAATCAAGACAGACCTACAGTCAGG GTGGACGTTACGGTGCTGGACGTGAACGATAATTCCCCCAAATTCTTGTCCAAGTACCCGGAAAATCGCTTTACTAATGGAAAGTTCTACGCAGCGATCTCGGCTGATGCGCCTATCTCTTCCGTTTTGGTTCTTGTTGCTGCCGAAGATGCTGACAGTGGTCCACTTGGCCAGCTCACTTACGAAATCATGGAAGAGACCAACGTTGGCAAATTATTCAGTATTGACAAATCGACTGGAGCTATTCATACCGAAAAAATGATGAACGCAATTCGGCAACTGCCTATGCGGCTAATTGTGACTGCAAGAGATAATCCTGGCCAACCAATCGGCTATCGAGAGACTAATTGTCAAGTGGTC GTGAACATTATAGAACCTCAACACCGATTAGTTCTCGTCTTGCCCAATTCCCCGCCCGATCAAGTCCATCGCTCTCAATCTGCAATAGTGGATATTTTGCAAGAAGAAACCAAAATGATTGTTCGCGTTGAGAAGCTTCAAGCGCTCTCTAGTGTGTCATCTAACGGCACAGTAATCGTTGACGCATCTGGCTCAGAACTTTGGTTCTATTGTATCGATCCTGGCACGGAAACGATTGTGGTTACAAATCACAGTCAGATTAACAG cacTGTATTGGAAATGGGATCTACGAATCATCTGGCCTACCTTATGGCAACGAAACTCAAGTTAGATGTATCTGAAATCCGCCAGCCGCTGGATAATCGTTGGTCCTCTAAGCCATATGATACGGATACTCCAGCCAGTCGCCTTTGGAACGGTTTTCCTGCAGCCCTTGTTGTTGTGGGGGTCTTGGTCTTTTTGCTCGCCCTAGGCGGCATTGTTTATATCTGCGCATCATGGGACAG GTTGCAAAGCAAGGCCGACAAACGTGTGCAGCCATATGTGGTATTTCCGCCATATAATCCTGTTGTTATTGACCCTAATCCAAAAGAATATGAAACCCAG CTCAGTGTCAATAATAGTACTGACGATTCGGAATCAAGTGGTGATCACAACTTGGAATACAACCCGCGAAGGCATCGCGCTTTCCCTCTCTCTGTGCCTGCTTACATTCCAG GTCGTCATCTCAATGGTGCATTGAATTCAGCCAACTCTGATATTGCGACGCTACGCTTTTCCAGTCTAGCTGGCATGGGGCATTGTGAATTTGCCCCCCATCAGTTTTTCCCTGAGCAAGAAGAAGAGGATTTATCGTCTATGATCATCTATGATGATCCACCCATTCCTACAACTAATCCGCTTTATGAAGG ATCTGATGAAGATCCGCTGAATTACACAAGCGCGACCAATGCCAACGTTACCTTCAGGAGTAAACTTTCGCGCTTTGGCATTCCTGAGGTGTCTACAGAGCTCTGA